The DNA sequence taataatttataaaataaaaatagtttttataattaaataaaatatatggggttaatttgtaattaaaattaaaaaaagattatttagcagttattaaaaaacttaaaaaacatgttttgttATGGGACCATCAAATCCGGTGCCAATTTTTAGCTTACTGCTTTCAGAGGTGAAATCACTTTTACTTTCAAAGGATAAAAAAAGGTTgtcaaacataaaaataaaatgttcaaaatatattttgacTCAATTGTGCTTCTCTTTTTCCCAACACAAAACCAAACAAACCCTAAAACTTTAGTTTTGACCTACAGCacttaaatatttaaataaaaatactttattaaatattaaattgtaaaaaacaaattaagtacatatttattattgtattcttattaaattaaaaaaaaattaagtattgTAGATTGTCGAAAAACatgtttaatatttaaaagtacctgattttaaaaaaatattttttcaaaaaagaaattgatCTAAAGTTCTAAACAAACATTGAGTATCTCAAAAAGCTTTGCAACTTTTGGAAAACCAGAACAATATGCAAGTCTTTCTGTTTTGCTTTGTTGCAATTCCTCCTCGTCTGCACATTAGCACGAATTTTCAATACAAATCAAATAATGCATTCAGTACACTCAattttctagatgagagtggtaATGGTGGTAACATTATCTGCCCCTCGTATGATTCTTATGAATTCTCTACTTACTCAAAGCTTCCACAAAACAAGCTCACGACTTGCTTGCCAATTCACCACTTCGCTCGGTTTCATTGAAAGCCCATTTGTTCGTTATGTTAAACACGAAGACAATTATAATTTTTCAAGTCCTTTTGAGTCCCTACCTGCTTACAAGATTTCAGGTCAGCACACTGCTTGGAACTCAAAATTCATGCATGCCCATTTGATTAAAACTTGTGATTTGCAGTCTGATATCTTCGCTGTGAATTCTTTGCTTGATTTTCACTGCAAATCTGCTGACATGGTTGTTGCCCGCAAGCTGTTTGATTCAATTCCTATTCCAAATGATGTTTCGTGGAACATCATGATATCTGGTTATAGGCATAATTCAATGTTTGAGAATTCGTGGGAGATGTTTAGTAGGATGCATTCGGTTGGTGCCGATCCTAATGAGTTTAGCTATTGCAGTGTTCTTTCGGCTTGTGTTGCTCTGCAAGGTCCTTtatttggtgagcaagttttttcacttgttttgaaaaatgggttccTTTCCAGTGGTTTTGTTCAGACTCAAATGTTACAAACGTTTTCCAAATTCCATGGCTTTAAGGAGGCTCTTAGGttttttaattatctttcaTGCACTAATGTGGCATGTTGGAATACTATTATTGCTGGGGCAGTTAAAACTGGAGAAAGCTGCGTTGCTTTGAATTTGTTTTGCCAAATGTTGCGAGCATATCTAATGCCAAATAGTTATACATTTCCAAGCGTCTTAACGGCATGTTGTATCCTTAAAGATATGCAGATGGGTAAAGTTGTTCATGGTTGTGTTGTCAAATGTTGTGCAACTGATATCTTTGTCAAGACTGCTATTGTTGATTTTTATGCCAAATTTGGGTGTATGGATGAAGCTTTTAGAGAATTCTCACATATGTCAGTCCATAATGTGGTTTCTTGGACGGCAATAATTTCTGGGTTTGTGCAAGATAATGATATTTTTTCTGCATTAAAGCTTTTCAAAGATATGAGGCAAATAGGGCAGGAGATAAATAGCTATACCCTTACGAGTGTGCTTTCTGCGTGTGCAAAACCTGGAATGATTGATCTGGCAGTCCAAATTCATTCCCTGATATTAAAATTAGGGTTCTATTTGTATCTTAATGTTGGGGCTGCTTTGATCAACATGTATGCAAAAATGGGAGAAGTTGAACTATCAGAATTAGCCTTCAATGAGATGGAAAATAAGAAGGATCAGGGCACATGGGCAGCCATCCTGTCGTCTTTTGCGCAGAACCAAAAGTCTAGGAGGGTGGTTGAGTTATTCCGGGTAATGTTAAGAGAAGGAGTGAAACCTAATGAGTATTGTATTAGTAGTGTGTTAAGTATTATTAGCTGCTTGACTTTAGTGACACAGATGCATAGTTACACTTTAAGGTCTGGGTTCGAGACTGAAGCTTCGGTCGGCTGTTCCCTTTTCACAATATACTCAAAGTGTGGCAATTTGGAGGAGTCTTATAAAGTTTTTCTGCAAGTTCCAATTAAAGACAATGTctcgtggacctccatgattGCTGGTTTGGCAGAGCATGGATATGCAGAGCAAGCTCTTCAGCTGTTTAGAGATATGATATATCAAAAAATTCTCCCCGATCATATGGTCTTAATACCAACTCTATCTGCTTGTTCCATTCTTCAGTCCTTGCAGATGGGTAAAGAAATTCATGGTTATGCTTTTCGTTTAGGAATAGGAAAAAACTTAGCCTTTTGTGGAGCATTGGTAAATATGTATTCGAAGTGTGGAAGCTTGAATTTGGCAAGGACACTGTTTGATATGCTACCCGAAAAGGATGCATTTGCATGCTCTTCGATGGTCGCAGGATATGCCCAAAGGGGCCTAATTGAAAAGGCATTTTTATTATTCCGTGAGATGCTCTTCGCTGATGTATCAGTGGACTCTGCTGTAATTTCATCCATTCTCGGAGCTGCTGCAATTTCGTATCAATCAGAAATCGGAACTCAATTGCATGCCTACATCCGAAAGTTAGGCTTACAAGCAGATGTTTATATTGGAAGTTCGCTAATGACAATGTATTCAAAATGTGGAAGTATTTTAGATTGCCGAAAAGCGTTTGATGATGCTGAGAAGCCAGATGTAATAGGTTGGACATCCATGATTGTGAGCTATGCTTATCATGGTAAAGGCGTAGAGGCCTTAGAAGCTTATGAACTAATGAGAAAAGATGGAGTAAAACCTGATGCAGTAACATTTGTTGGGATTTTATCAGCTTGTAGCCATAGTGGGCTCGTTGAGGAAGCCTTCTTCTATCTTAATTCAATGCTCAAAGACTACGGCATTACACCTGGTCATCGACATTACGCTTGTATTGTCGATGTGCTAGGCCGATCCGGCAGAGTCCGAGAAGCTGAAAGTTTCATAAATGAGATGCCTATTGAGGCTGATGCTTTAATATGGGAAACTCTGCTTGCTGCTTGCAAAGTCCATGGTGATTTCAAACTTGGAAAGGTAGCAGCCAAAAAGGTTATGGAGTTCATATCAAGTGATGCTGGAGCTTATGTTTCTCTCTCTAATATTTGCGCAGATGTAGGACAGTGGGAAGAAGTGGCCAAGATTAGGAGTTCGTTGAATTGGACTGGGATGAAGAAAGAGCCTGGTTGGAGCCTCATGTGAAGTGTAATAGTGACATAATTTTGTTCTAATATCTTTAGAAAAGGATAAAGAGGTCCTTGACTTTTTGTTCTGTAAATATTTTCGTCCTGACgatttaaaaatacttttaaatttcTGATCTCTTTAGAAGTTGGACATATGAATCCCTCTGTTCATATGAATCCGTCAGACCcaacaaaaaaatttgatgTGGCTCCTGTTATGCTGACCTGACCGTTAAGGATGCACACGTGGAGAGAACCTTTTCAAAACGGGACAAATAAGTCCACCTTGGTAGTTTTGCGACTCACTTCAAACTTCTTATGGTTGTTGTCACCTATCAACAATGCACACCACTTGGAAAAAGGTGATAGAGGCCAATCGCAATATTTTCTTTACTGGAAGAACTAAAATAGCaaatgagaaagaaaaaaaagatgagCAAATTGATACAAAATTATGAATGAGCTTTTTAACTTAGACAAAACCAACAGAACTCAATTTTTTGATATCATTTGATTTAGattcaaaaatagttttcttttttttatatatcaaACCATCTGTgcacaaaataaatatataccGTGTTTTTCAAGTATCTCTCAGAGTTTGATTCTTACGAATCAAGTGTTGTTCATATCATACTGATCttaaaaaatgttttattttttcttttatcacTTTTGTAGCTTGCATTATTTGTGTGTCATGTTCTTGTTGCTTATATCGTGAAGATCTATgtaatattttgttattaatgttattttatctttGCAAGGAAGATTCTGGATTCATTCCTCTATTAGTGTATGGGTTATTTGGTTCTTCTCGACAGCTTGCGATTGGTCTAGTCGCATTGGTTTCTCTCTTATGCTCCAATGTGCAAAGTAGCATAGCTGATCCATCCAGTAAATTATACACAGCTGGCTTCTTACGAATCAAGTATTGTTCATATCATACTGAtcttaaaaaatactttattttttctttcatcacTTTTGTAGCTTGTATTATTTGTGTGTCATGTTCTTGTTGCTTATATCGTGAAGATCTATgtaatattttgttattaatgttattttatctttGCAAGGAAGACTCTGGATTCGTTCCCCTATTAGTGTATGGGTTATTTGGTTCTTCTCGACAGCTTGCGATTGGTCTAGTCGCATTGGTTTATACACAGCTGGCTTCTTACGAATCAAGTGTTGTTCATACCATACTGATCTTAAAAAAtgctttattttttctttcatcacTTTTGTAGCTTGCATTATTTGTGTGTCATGTTCTTGTTGCTTATATCGTGAAGATCTatgtaatattttattattaatgttattttatctttGCAAGGAAGATTCTGAATTCGTTCCTCTATTAGTGTATGGATTATTTGGTTCTTCTCGACAGCTTGCGATTGGTCTAGTCGCATTGGTTTCTCTCTTATGCTCCAATGTGCAAAGTAGCATAGCTGATCCATCCAGTAAATTTTACACAGCTGGCAATACTATTGGCTCTTATGGTTAGGATAATGGAGTGCATAATGAGAATCTTgaggtattttttttattctcattttgTGAATATAGATTTAGTATTTTACCAATGCTATGAATGCATCCATAGGCATTCCCTCCACGTATGCATCAGTAACAACTAAGTCAGCACAACGAGAGCCATATCAGATGTTTTGTGTTAGATCTGACGGATTCATATGTTATATGAATAGAGCCACTCATATGTCCAACTTTAAAGAAgttaagaatttaaaaatatttttaaattgtaatGACAAAAATATCCGTAAAACAAAAAAtcagaaatttatttatttatttattattagatTCCTTGCACAAAGGTATTCACGATTCATTGTATAGAACCAACATCTaatcaataatttaatatttattttaaagttttttaaattataaaaattatctaataaaaaactttttttagTAAATGAAATATGAGGCATTTTTCAGCCACATACCTAAAAGGTACTCACACCAGTACTAGTATGATTGTAAttctcaaaaaaattattttcaataatcaTTTCTGCAATCCTAAACAATAAGAGTAAACTATCATTTATAAAtctatctaaaaaaataaaagaatttgtACCTATAAAAAATATGCTTCAATCAATAAAATTACTCAAGTCTAGAATtatctaaatttattaaattaatactcCTGACCAAAATTCTGAAAATCAAGCTAATAAAATTAGAGATTCATGATTTAATCAAGATTTAACTAGAATTGATTcgaatataataaaataatatatttatgtataaataatttaaaatttaaaaatattttttgtgatttattatttaaatcGTTTAACTACTAAAAAGTAGCAGAAGTTGGATTGGTTAACGAATTTGacaatttttttcgttttttgaCCAGCTCTTTCTTTCCCAAGCGAGTTTTATCTTGAACCAGACCCGTTTGGTGACAATTCCTAATTAATTGGTTCGAATCAGTTGTTTCAATCTCATTCTCAGAACTAGGGGTGTCAATGGGGTGGGGGATGCCTCCTTGCTCCCCGTCCCCGCCCTCAAATTTTGTCCCTGTCCCCGTCCCATTCCCCGCCATGGGGAATAATTGCCCCCATCCCCATTCCCCACGTTTTCCGTGTTTCTCGCGGGTCCCCATTTCCCATCTGCTTATGTTGAACATTTATATgaaaattatcataaaaaatttaaaaaaatataaaaaaaccaCAAAATGTCAAAATAACACACAAACATACATATCACAAACATACATATCTTATCCAAAATTACAACTtacaaaaaaagaaatataaaatcaagTGATCATAGTTCATAAAacgaaattttaaaatacaacaTCCATTCTTAAAAAAAGCCATAAAATAAAGTCTTTAGCTTCCAACAAACAACTCCATGTTCTCTGTTAAAATACAAGACAAACATGAATATGTTAACATACATCATAAACAAGAATACCATATAATTAATAAGAATttgacataataaaaaaataattatctaaactcttaaatctccatatccatcatatagTCCCAAAGAATTGAAATTTTCGACCTTGATTTACTTATATTATATCAACCAACAATTTTCATCATCTCATTTTGGCCAGCTAACCTTTTAACCATTTCCAACTTCAGCTAATCAATCCAAATGCCAAGATAGCTTAAAGATCTGTGCTCTAACTTGGATTAAAACATAATTTCAAATTACTAATTACATCACTCTCAAGGATTGAAACTTATGTATTACTTTCTTCCAACCACATGCAATCAATCACATTTTGCACTGCAAGGGGAATTTTCTCAAATCCGTATACATACATATTAAAGTCAGAAATTACAGCACAAAACAGGTGAAAACTTAAGTTTAGAACTAATACTATagtgaagagaaaagaaagaagaccaGCAACATGTGTAGAATAATAAATAACTTTCAAACCCTACAATGGAACTCATGCATGCAACTAAATAAAGCTTCAGGTTAGATTGTCAGATACCAAAAGCCTACAAAATTAAGCTAGTTTTCAATAGAAAATCCAAAACTGAAGTAGAACCATTCATCTTCTAAACCTGCAACAACCTCAAACTCCTTAAATCCT is a window from the Arachis stenosperma cultivar V10309 chromosome 3, arast.V10309.gnm1.PFL2, whole genome shotgun sequence genome containing:
- the LOC130970169 gene encoding pentatricopeptide repeat-containing protein At1g74600, chloroplastic; protein product: MRVVMVVTLSAPRMILMNSLLTQSFHKTSSRLACQFTTSLGFIESPFVRYVKHEDNYNFSSPFESLPAYKISGQHTAWNSKFMHAHLIKTCDLQSDIFAVNSLLDFHCKSADMVVARKLFDSIPIPNDVSWNIMISGYRHNSMFENSWEMFSRMHSVGADPNEFSYCSVLSACVALQGPLFGEQVFSLVLKNGFLSSGFVQTQMLQTFSKFHGFKEALRFFNYLSCTNVACWNTIIAGAVKTGESCVALNLFCQMLRAYLMPNSYTFPSVLTACCILKDMQMGKVVHGCVVKCCATDIFVKTAIVDFYAKFGCMDEAFREFSHMSVHNVVSWTAIISGFVQDNDIFSALKLFKDMRQIGQEINSYTLTSVLSACAKPGMIDLAVQIHSLILKLGFYLYLNVGAALINMYAKMGEVELSELAFNEMENKKDQGTWAAILSSFAQNQKSRRVVELFRVMLREGVKPNEYCISSVLSIISCLTLVTQMHSYTLRSGFETEASVGCSLFTIYSKCGNLEESYKVFLQVPIKDNVSWTSMIAGLAEHGYAEQALQLFRDMIYQKILPDHMVLIPTLSACSILQSLQMGKEIHGYAFRLGIGKNLAFCGALVNMYSKCGSLNLARTLFDMLPEKDAFACSSMVAGYAQRGLIEKAFLLFREMLFADVSVDSAVISSILGAAAISYQSEIGTQLHAYIRKLGLQADVYIGSSLMTMYSKCGSILDCRKAFDDAEKPDVIGWTSMIVSYAYHGKGVEALEAYELMRKDGVKPDAVTFVGILSACSHSGLVEEAFFYLNSMLKDYGITPGHRHYACIVDVLGRSGRVREAESFINEMPIEADALIWETLLAACKVHGDFKLGKVAAKKVMEFISSDAGAYVSLSNICADVGQWEEVAKIRSSLNWTGMKKEPGWSLM